One stretch of Armigeres subalbatus isolate Guangzhou_Male chromosome 2, GZ_Asu_2, whole genome shotgun sequence DNA includes these proteins:
- the LOC134211902 gene encoding (Lyso)-N-acylphosphatidylethanolamine lipase isoform X2, whose protein sequence is MIEVETPSPASDRGWFSWTRFSFNMLRSIEKSILSHLRLPYRGMFVDIGPCVGEADKVWTIAMNNESKRVPIVMLHGLGAGVALWVLNLDEIARHRPVYAIDILGFGRSSRPKFADDAMIAEKQLVKSIDEWRKEVGLKEMIVLGHSMGGFLATSYALSYPDRVKHLILADPWGFPEKPADDENGRKIPLWAQAVLKASKPLNPLWIIRFFGPLGSWLVGKTRPDILRKFSGAVTNQDDIPNYIHQCNAQNPTGEGAFHTMMKDFGWARNPMINRIQDMKATVPITFLYGERSWVDNSPGETIRQLRQQGYVKVHSIKGAGHHVYADDAETFNGLVNDACRTSDDDFLAVVRKDEPSKASNV, encoded by the exons ATGATTGAAGTTGAAACTCCGTCCCCTGCATCCGATCGCGG GTGGTTTAGCTGGACTAGATTTTCCTTCAATATGTTGCGCTCAATCGAAAAATCTATCTTATCAC ATTTACGGCTTCCATACCGGGGGATGTTCGTCGACATTGGACCATGCGTGGGAGAAGCCGATAAAGTGTGGACCATCGCCATGAATAATGAATCTAAACGGGTACCGATCGTGATGCTCCATGGCCTTGGGGCAGGAGTTGCATTGTGGGTGttgaatttggatgaaattgcGCGGCACAGACCGGTCTACGCGATCGATATCCTTGGCTTTGGACGCAGTTCACGACCCAAGTTTGCCGACGACGCTATGATTGCGGAAAAGCAATTGGTGAAATCGATCGACGAGTGGCGCAAGGAGGTTGGCCTGAAGGAAATGATAGTGCTAGGCCATTCCATGGGTGGATTCTTAGCCACCAGTTATGCCCTGTCGTATCCCGATCG CGTGAAACATCTCATCTTGGCTGATCCATGGGGATTTCCTGAGAAGCCTGCCGATGATGAAAACGGACGCAAGATTCCTCTGTGGGCTCAGGCCGTTCTAAAAGCCTCTAAACCATTGAATCCTTTGTGGATTATTCGATTCTTCGGGCCTCTTGGATCGTGGTTAGTCGGCAAAACGAGACCAGATATTTTACGTAAATTTTCCGGAGCAGTCACAAATCAGGACGACATACCTAACTATATTCATCAGTGCAATGCTCAGAATCCGAC CGGTGAAGGTGCGTTCCACACGATGATGAAAGATTTTGGTTGGGCAAGAAATCCGATGATCAACCGAATCCAGGACATGAAGGCCACGGTTCCGATTACTTTCCTATACGGTGAGAGATCCTGGGTTGATAATAGTCCCGGTGAAACCATTCGACAATTGCGGCAGCAGGGCTACGTGAAAGTCCATTCGATCAAAGGTGCTGGCCACCATGTGTACGCGGACGATGCCGAAACGTTCAACGGATTAGTGAACGACGCGTGTAGAACGAGCGATGATGACTTTCTGGCAGTAGTTAGGAAAGATGAACCCAGTAAGGCGAGTAATGTGTAG
- the LOC134211902 gene encoding (Lyso)-N-acylphosphatidylethanolamine lipase isoform X1, with product MIEVETPSPASDRGCNTDSRWFSWTRFSFNMLRSIEKSILSHLRLPYRGMFVDIGPCVGEADKVWTIAMNNESKRVPIVMLHGLGAGVALWVLNLDEIARHRPVYAIDILGFGRSSRPKFADDAMIAEKQLVKSIDEWRKEVGLKEMIVLGHSMGGFLATSYALSYPDRVKHLILADPWGFPEKPADDENGRKIPLWAQAVLKASKPLNPLWIIRFFGPLGSWLVGKTRPDILRKFSGAVTNQDDIPNYIHQCNAQNPTGEGAFHTMMKDFGWARNPMINRIQDMKATVPITFLYGERSWVDNSPGETIRQLRQQGYVKVHSIKGAGHHVYADDAETFNGLVNDACRTSDDDFLAVVRKDEPSKASNV from the exons ATGATTGAAGTTGAAACTCCGTCCCCTGCATCCGATCGCGG TTGTAATACTGATTCTAGGTGGTTTAGCTGGACTAGATTTTCCTTCAATATGTTGCGCTCAATCGAAAAATCTATCTTATCAC ATTTACGGCTTCCATACCGGGGGATGTTCGTCGACATTGGACCATGCGTGGGAGAAGCCGATAAAGTGTGGACCATCGCCATGAATAATGAATCTAAACGGGTACCGATCGTGATGCTCCATGGCCTTGGGGCAGGAGTTGCATTGTGGGTGttgaatttggatgaaattgcGCGGCACAGACCGGTCTACGCGATCGATATCCTTGGCTTTGGACGCAGTTCACGACCCAAGTTTGCCGACGACGCTATGATTGCGGAAAAGCAATTGGTGAAATCGATCGACGAGTGGCGCAAGGAGGTTGGCCTGAAGGAAATGATAGTGCTAGGCCATTCCATGGGTGGATTCTTAGCCACCAGTTATGCCCTGTCGTATCCCGATCG CGTGAAACATCTCATCTTGGCTGATCCATGGGGATTTCCTGAGAAGCCTGCCGATGATGAAAACGGACGCAAGATTCCTCTGTGGGCTCAGGCCGTTCTAAAAGCCTCTAAACCATTGAATCCTTTGTGGATTATTCGATTCTTCGGGCCTCTTGGATCGTGGTTAGTCGGCAAAACGAGACCAGATATTTTACGTAAATTTTCCGGAGCAGTCACAAATCAGGACGACATACCTAACTATATTCATCAGTGCAATGCTCAGAATCCGAC CGGTGAAGGTGCGTTCCACACGATGATGAAAGATTTTGGTTGGGCAAGAAATCCGATGATCAACCGAATCCAGGACATGAAGGCCACGGTTCCGATTACTTTCCTATACGGTGAGAGATCCTGGGTTGATAATAGTCCCGGTGAAACCATTCGACAATTGCGGCAGCAGGGCTACGTGAAAGTCCATTCGATCAAAGGTGCTGGCCACCATGTGTACGCGGACGATGCCGAAACGTTCAACGGATTAGTGAACGACGCGTGTAGAACGAGCGATGATGACTTTCTGGCAGTAGTTAGGAAAGATGAACCCAGTAAGGCGAGTAATGTGTAG